One region of Polynucleobacter sp. SHI8 genomic DNA includes:
- a CDS encoding class II aldolase/adducin family protein has protein sequence MMALGKLQLKSLQGIVSDEEWQARIDLAACYRLVAHYEMSDMVANHITLRVPGEDDAFLINPYGMMYEEMTASCFIKITHAGEILFKPDFGDLDYGFNKPGYILHSAIHHARPEVGCVIHTHTYAGMAVSALQCGLLPLNQTSMRFLKIAYHDYMGVVLDMAEQEVLVRDLGDCEALILRNHGLLTLGKTVGEAFNWMHRLELSCRAQIAAMSCHVPLQEVSEKVLQETYMNYQPQVRRPYGVMEWPALLRMMDRIDPSFRD, from the coding sequence ATGATGGCATTAGGAAAATTACAGTTAAAGAGTTTGCAGGGTATCGTTTCAGATGAAGAATGGCAAGCCAGAATTGACCTAGCCGCGTGTTATCGACTAGTTGCCCATTACGAAATGTCTGATATGGTGGCTAATCACATTACACTCAGAGTACCTGGCGAAGATGACGCTTTTCTGATTAATCCTTATGGCATGATGTATGAGGAGATGACCGCTTCATGTTTTATCAAAATCACACATGCTGGAGAGATTCTGTTCAAGCCTGATTTTGGGGACCTCGATTATGGATTTAATAAGCCAGGATATATTTTGCACAGCGCGATTCATCATGCGCGTCCCGAAGTTGGTTGCGTTATACATACACACACCTACGCTGGTATGGCAGTTTCTGCATTACAGTGTGGACTATTGCCACTCAATCAAACCTCAATGCGCTTTTTGAAGATTGCCTATCATGACTATATGGGTGTGGTGTTAGATATGGCAGAGCAAGAAGTCTTAGTGCGTGATTTAGGTGATTGTGAAGCATTAATTCTTAGGAATCACGGTTTACTGACCTTGGGAAAAACGGTTGGTGAAGCATTTAATTGGATGCATCGTTTAGAACTTTCCTGTCGCGCTCAGATAGCGGCGATGTCATGTCATGTGCCATTACAAGAAGTTTCCGAAAAAGTATTGCAGGAGACTTACATGAACTATCAGCCACAAGTAAGGCGTCCATATGGAGTGATGGAGTGGCCCGCTTTACTTCGTATGATGGATCGAATAGATCCTAGTTTTAGAGATTAA
- a CDS encoding tripartite tricarboxylate transporter substrate binding protein, translated as MINLKRYLALAFLWMNFLPAYAQTFPNKPITIVAPFAPGGNVDIVARAVAQGLSTVLGQSVLVDNRAGAGGSIGSSSVARAEPDGYTLLLATTNTISVLPYMMKSPPYKPSGFSPVGLAAVSPLVIVVRADDKRLSDVNALITAAKKDPTRVSVGHSGLGTSNHLAILRIEDAAKTEFNIIPYKGSTPALTDLMGGQLDFMIDQLSSSKGFVDSGKLKILAVLSKERDSSIPQVPTFNEVTKLDVEANTTSGLLAPPGTPPEIIKILNLALNKVVNDSTYKNRLIAVGSVPKSSTPQEWASLLNQESLNSQKLSQAGKLKAE; from the coding sequence ATGATCAATCTGAAAAGGTATTTAGCCTTGGCATTTCTGTGGATGAACTTTCTTCCTGCATATGCACAAACTTTTCCCAATAAACCTATTACGATTGTTGCGCCATTTGCACCTGGTGGAAATGTCGATATTGTTGCTAGGGCAGTAGCGCAAGGTTTAAGTACTGTTCTTGGACAATCTGTATTAGTTGATAATCGCGCCGGTGCGGGTGGTTCGATTGGTTCTTCCTCAGTGGCTCGGGCAGAGCCGGATGGTTATACCTTATTACTTGCCACAACAAATACCATTTCTGTTTTGCCCTATATGATGAAATCACCACCTTATAAACCATCCGGATTTAGTCCAGTTGGTTTAGCGGCTGTTTCGCCACTTGTGATTGTGGTTCGAGCAGATGATAAGCGATTGTCTGATGTGAATGCGCTGATAACTGCTGCAAAAAAAGATCCAACGAGAGTCTCCGTGGGTCACTCAGGATTGGGCACTTCCAATCACCTAGCCATTCTAAGGATCGAAGATGCTGCAAAAACTGAATTTAATATCATTCCATATAAGGGGTCCACACCCGCTTTAACTGATTTAATGGGTGGACAATTAGATTTTATGATTGACCAATTATCAAGTTCTAAGGGCTTTGTTGACTCAGGTAAATTAAAAATATTAGCCGTACTTTCCAAGGAGAGGGATTCTAGTATTCCTCAAGTACCAACTTTTAATGAAGTGACCAAACTAGACGTAGAAGCCAATACCACCTCTGGATTATTAGCGCCACCTGGTACACCACCAGAAATTATTAAGATATTAAATTTGGCATTAAATAAAGTTGTAAATGATAGTACTTATAAAAATAGATTAATAGCCGTTGGTAGCGTCCCTAAATCATCAACACCACAAGAGTGGGCGAGTCTTCTGAATCAAGAGTCTCTCAACTCTCAAAAACTTTCGCAAGCCGGTAAATTAAAAGCTGAGTAA
- a CDS encoding amidohydrolase family protein produces MTKICCLPKNSYQPVAFTPPPLACDSHVHVFGPFAKYPLSDDRSYTPAEFSADDFMAHLKRIGFSRGVLVTASVCGTNNGAILEGLRQYPDQFRGVVVCSADVTDAELDDWHALGVRGVRFNLLRKNGKAVYRNGVGLEVLEQLAPRMAARGWHAQIWAHAPDILELAPRLLACHLPLVFDHMGRMDTVNGISHPGFQELLRLVGEGLAWVKISGADRIRATLDSYDDVDPFAKALIQANMERVVWGTDWPHINYFDERAIPDDGDLTNLLLRWLPSEKDREQILVRNPALLYGF; encoded by the coding sequence ATGACAAAGATTTGTTGCCTACCTAAAAATAGCTATCAACCGGTAGCTTTTACTCCTCCCCCTCTGGCATGTGATAGTCATGTCCATGTATTTGGGCCATTTGCAAAATATCCGCTGAGTGATGATCGCAGCTACACCCCTGCTGAATTTTCTGCAGACGACTTTATGGCCCACTTAAAGAGAATTGGATTTTCTCGAGGAGTTTTGGTAACTGCCAGTGTTTGTGGCACAAATAACGGGGCAATACTTGAAGGTCTTCGTCAATATCCAGATCAATTCCGAGGAGTTGTGGTGTGTTCTGCAGATGTAACAGATGCAGAGCTCGATGATTGGCATGCGCTGGGAGTTCGTGGTGTGCGCTTTAATTTATTACGTAAAAATGGCAAAGCAGTCTATCGCAACGGTGTAGGTTTAGAGGTATTAGAGCAGTTGGCTCCAAGAATGGCTGCGCGCGGCTGGCATGCACAAATTTGGGCACATGCTCCTGACATACTCGAATTGGCTCCAAGGTTGTTGGCATGTCATTTGCCTTTAGTGTTTGATCATATGGGGCGCATGGATACAGTTAATGGAATCTCTCATCCAGGTTTTCAAGAGTTACTTCGTTTAGTTGGGGAAGGTCTTGCATGGGTAAAAATTTCAGGAGCGGATCGAATCCGTGCCACTTTGGATAGTTATGATGATGTAGATCCCTTTGCAAAAGCTTTAATCCAGGCAAACATGGAGCGTGTTGTGTGGGGAACTGATTGGCCGCATATCAATTATTTTGATGAACGAGCGATTCCAGATGATGGAGACTTGACCAATTTATTATTACGCTGGTTGCCCTCAGAAAAAGATCGAGAGCAAATCCTTGTGCGTAATCCAGCACTTCTTTACGGGTTTTAA
- a CDS encoding 2-hydroxyacid dehydrogenase produces MSTKKIVFLTPSVPALRTEMQNLLPSGFTIEFAEVNEKECHRKLLKDADYVFLGASYLDAELIQGATKLKMIQKWGIGVDKIDVQAAKARNIPVAITNGSNAAQVAEQAILLTLATLRRLSYAQKSFMAGKWPNTELRTICLQLTGKTVGLFGFGNIARQVAKQMQGFDAKIIYHSRQRVALDIEQTFKAEYVDFDTLLRQSDVLSLHAPFNAQTRDIISHEAINKMKQSAIIVNTARGELINEPALVQAIKEQRLFGAGLDVFVSEPPQMDNPLFSLDNVVVTPHAGASVKEAVTKIVQHGFNNIARFESGQPLDPADLVE; encoded by the coding sequence ATGAGTACAAAAAAAATTGTTTTTTTAACGCCATCAGTTCCAGCTTTACGAACTGAGATGCAGAATTTATTACCGTCAGGTTTTACGATTGAATTTGCTGAGGTCAATGAAAAAGAGTGTCATAGAAAGCTCTTAAAAGATGCTGATTATGTTTTCTTGGGTGCTAGCTATTTAGATGCTGAATTGATTCAAGGAGCAACCAAGTTAAAGATGATTCAGAAGTGGGGGATTGGGGTTGATAAGATTGATGTACAAGCAGCCAAAGCCAGAAATATTCCAGTAGCCATTACCAATGGATCGAATGCTGCTCAAGTTGCTGAGCAAGCTATTTTATTAACTCTAGCTACATTACGAAGATTGAGTTATGCACAAAAAAGTTTTATGGCTGGAAAATGGCCAAACACAGAGTTGCGCACAATTTGTTTACAGTTAACAGGTAAAACTGTTGGCTTATTTGGCTTTGGTAATATTGCTCGGCAAGTTGCCAAGCAAATGCAAGGTTTTGATGCCAAAATTATTTACCATAGTCGCCAACGTGTTGCTTTGGACATTGAGCAAACTTTCAAAGCTGAATATGTGGATTTTGATACATTACTTAGGCAGAGTGATGTGTTGAGTTTGCATGCCCCATTCAATGCCCAAACGCGTGACATTATCTCCCATGAAGCAATAAATAAGATGAAGCAAAGTGCGATTATTGTCAACACTGCAAGAGGGGAACTTATTAATGAACCTGCCTTGGTTCAGGCCATTAAGGAACAACGCCTCTTTGGAGCAGGGCTAGATGTGTTTGTGAGTGAACCACCGCAAATGGATAATCCACTATTCAGTCTAGATAATGTCGTTGTGACACCTCATGCTGGAGCAAGTGTGAAGGAGGCAGTGACTAAAATAGTCCAGCATGGCTTTAACAATATTGCGCGCTTTGAAAGTGGTCAGCCTTTAGATCCTGCCGATTTAGTGGAGTGA
- a CDS encoding tripartite tricarboxylate transporter substrate binding protein yields MFFSIFCYAQSSADYPNKPIHIIVPVAAGGNVDIVARTLGNEMSKILGQSVIIENKPSSASIVGTQYVAKAPPDGYTLLAHSSTFFAAPLISNNAGYDPVKDFAPISLTCKVPMFVMVNPIIQAKNIQEFVQYSKANPGVAVASSGNGSTGHIAAEVFANRAGIKFTNIFYKGNAQAMIDVFSGQVPMMFDQISTGVQNVKSGKLKALAITSLERSSLMPEIPTMAESGYPGYEDVTLNLLLAPAGTPKEITQKLHAAVVKALNQPELKAKFAERGIDLVTSPSADDLGVLIKSEVSRLQKLAKSAGIKPE; encoded by the coding sequence ATGTTTTTTTCAATCTTTTGCTATGCACAAAGCTCAGCTGATTATCCCAATAAACCTATTCACATCATTGTTCCGGTAGCTGCGGGTGGAAATGTGGACATCGTTGCCAGAACACTGGGTAATGAAATGTCCAAAATACTTGGGCAATCTGTCATTATTGAAAATAAGCCCAGCTCTGCATCGATTGTAGGAACACAATATGTTGCTAAAGCTCCTCCAGATGGCTACACACTACTGGCGCATTCAAGTACCTTTTTTGCAGCTCCTCTGATTTCAAACAATGCTGGTTATGACCCTGTAAAAGACTTCGCACCGATTTCATTAACCTGTAAAGTACCGATGTTCGTAATGGTAAATCCAATCATACAAGCAAAAAATATTCAAGAATTTGTTCAATACTCTAAAGCCAACCCAGGGGTTGCTGTTGCTAGCAGTGGTAATGGTTCTACGGGTCATATTGCTGCAGAAGTATTTGCAAATCGTGCAGGTATTAAATTTACAAATATTTTTTATAAAGGCAATGCGCAAGCGATGATCGACGTTTTTAGTGGGCAAGTACCCATGATGTTCGATCAAATTAGTACCGGTGTACAAAATGTCAAAAGTGGTAAGTTAAAAGCTCTAGCCATTACAAGCTTGGAACGGTCTTCACTGATGCCTGAAATTCCGACGATGGCAGAATCAGGATATCCTGGCTACGAGGACGTCACCTTAAACCTCCTTCTTGCACCCGCTGGCACTCCAAAAGAAATCACCCAAAAATTGCATGCTGCAGTAGTAAAGGCGCTGAATCAACCGGAACTTAAGGCAAAATTTGCGGAAAGAGGAATTGATTTGGTGACCAGTCCAAGTGCTGATGATTTAGGGGTATTGATTAAATCCGAAGTAAGTCGGCTACAAAAACTCGCAAAGTCGGCCGGCATCAAACCTGAATAA
- a CDS encoding class II aldolase/adducin family protein codes for MNYGTNFPSLQGSVSPEEWQTRVELAACYRLIDIYGMTDLIYNHITAKIPGTEHFLINLYGLLYKEITASSLVKIDLDGNILAKPPTDYGINKSGYVIHGAIHGAREDVNCVIHTHTRAGMAVSTMACGLLPLTQTSIRFVNHLGYHDYEGPAIDLDEQKRLVADLGPHNAMIFKNHGLLTCGPSVPEAFNTMYQLEMSCRAQVDAMASNTQLVIPDESVLAKTAHLYQPGTRRPYGVLEWHAMIRLLEAQSKNSSYPRYDQ; via the coding sequence ATGAACTACGGTACTAACTTTCCATCTCTTCAAGGATCCGTCAGTCCAGAAGAGTGGCAAACTCGAGTTGAACTCGCTGCATGTTATCGTCTGATAGATATCTATGGAATGACGGATTTAATCTATAACCATATTACTGCAAAAATTCCCGGTACTGAGCATTTTTTGATTAATCTGTATGGTCTACTTTATAAAGAAATCACTGCTTCTAGCTTAGTGAAGATTGATCTAGATGGCAACATATTGGCAAAGCCACCTACGGATTATGGTATCAATAAATCTGGCTATGTAATCCATGGAGCAATTCATGGGGCAAGGGAAGATGTGAACTGTGTGATTCATACGCATACTCGAGCCGGAATGGCAGTCTCCACTATGGCATGTGGCTTATTACCCCTCACTCAAACTTCAATTCGCTTTGTGAACCATTTGGGTTACCATGATTACGAGGGCCCAGCCATCGATTTAGATGAACAAAAACGCTTGGTAGCTGATTTAGGCCCACATAATGCAATGATTTTTAAAAATCATGGTTTATTGACTTGCGGCCCTAGCGTTCCAGAAGCATTCAATACCATGTATCAATTAGAAATGTCATGCCGCGCGCAAGTTGATGCAATGGCTAGCAACACTCAACTCGTCATTCCAGATGAGTCTGTTTTAGCAAAAACCGCTCATCTATATCAACCGGGTACTAGAAGACCCTACGGTGTACTAGAGTGGCACGCGATGATTCGCCTGTTAGAAGCACAATCAAAAAATTCTTCTTATCCTCGTTACGATCAATAA
- a CDS encoding amidohydrolase family protein translates to MLSIQEQEAITFEMPRGACDCHTHVFGPEGQFPYWSERAYTPADASITQLQQLQHQLGIERVVVVHPSPYGVDNTRTLQAIRELGSQARGVAVIDESTATIQEIEKLHQAGFRGARLNLETSGVEDPLFAKNKLVQTAQLIQSFGWHIQIYSNPQLVTQLSHEIMHCAVPVVLDHFARTSIDAGLDQPFILQLFEMLKSGNVWMKLSAPQRITDDPDSDQMAEFVNQLIGANQDRLVWGSDWPHSGAQPGKKRIKEEVEPFHLINDGHALNRLNQWVKDSTILKKILSDNPAQLYDFEKL, encoded by the coding sequence ATGCTGTCTATTCAGGAACAAGAAGCTATTACATTTGAGATGCCACGAGGCGCCTGTGATTGTCATACACATGTTTTTGGTCCTGAGGGACAATTTCCTTATTGGTCAGAAAGAGCATATACCCCGGCAGACGCCAGCATTACACAGCTGCAGCAATTACAGCATCAATTAGGTATTGAACGAGTTGTAGTCGTACATCCGAGTCCCTATGGGGTCGACAATACTCGCACTTTACAAGCCATTCGTGAACTAGGAAGTCAAGCAAGGGGAGTGGCTGTTATTGATGAAAGTACAGCAACGATTCAAGAGATTGAGAAACTGCATCAAGCTGGTTTTAGAGGCGCACGTTTAAATCTAGAAACATCTGGAGTTGAAGATCCACTCTTTGCAAAAAATAAATTGGTACAAACAGCGCAATTAATTCAATCATTTGGGTGGCATATTCAGATTTATTCTAATCCACAATTGGTAACCCAGCTCAGCCATGAAATCATGCATTGTGCAGTGCCTGTTGTTTTGGATCATTTTGCACGAACTTCAATCGATGCTGGTTTAGATCAGCCATTCATATTGCAATTATTCGAAATGTTAAAGTCTGGCAATGTCTGGATGAAGCTCTCGGCACCGCAACGGATTACTGATGATCCAGATTCCGATCAAATGGCAGAGTTTGTGAATCAATTAATCGGGGCAAATCAAGATCGTTTAGTATGGGGGTCGGATTGGCCGCATTCAGGGGCGCAACCCGGAAAGAAAAGAATCAAAGAAGAAGTTGAGCCGTTCCATCTCATTAATGATGGTCATGCGCTAAATCGACTGAATCAATGGGTCAAGGATTCAACTATATTGAAGAAAATCCTATCAGATAATCCCGCACAATTGTATGATTTTGAAAAGCTCTAA
- a CDS encoding ABC transporter substrate-binding protein has translation MMKKNKFIQLGLVVLSGLMMTIASAQTVKIGFMGTYSGPGAAQGDQLDKGVKLFIKLNGDKLPPGVKVEIITRDDTGPNPDVAKRVAQELIVREKVNYLTGFVWSPNMAAIGPLTTEAKVPYVSMNAAAARVMINAPYMARTSFTLWQSAYPLGQWAAKKYKKAYTAVSDFAPGHEAEEGFIKGFKEGGGEILGSVRIPVANPDFTPFIQKIKDVKPDVIFGFNPAGKAATGMMKAYSDLGLAKAGIKFIGTGDIVTDEELQGMGDVALGVTTVHHYSANSNRASNRAFVAAYKKEFGENLEPGFMAVGAWDAMEAIFYTIREQNGKIDPDKTMELLKKYKSTTSPRGEFSIDPETRDVINPEYLREVRKVNGKLANVEIETLSTGIKDPMKEFDKKK, from the coding sequence ATGATGAAAAAAAATAAGTTCATACAACTTGGTTTGGTAGTTTTAAGTGGATTGATGATGACCATTGCATCAGCGCAAACTGTCAAAATTGGATTTATGGGAACCTATAGCGGCCCAGGTGCTGCTCAAGGTGATCAGTTGGATAAGGGTGTAAAGCTTTTCATAAAGTTGAATGGCGACAAATTACCACCTGGTGTGAAAGTCGAAATTATTACGCGTGACGATACTGGACCAAATCCGGATGTTGCCAAGCGTGTTGCGCAGGAATTGATTGTGCGTGAAAAAGTGAACTACCTTACTGGCTTTGTTTGGTCCCCTAACATGGCGGCAATTGGGCCTTTAACTACCGAGGCAAAAGTGCCTTACGTAAGTATGAACGCTGCTGCAGCAAGAGTGATGATTAATGCGCCTTACATGGCTCGTACATCCTTTACGCTTTGGCAATCAGCTTACCCATTAGGACAATGGGCAGCGAAAAAATATAAAAAAGCTTACACAGCTGTGAGCGATTTTGCACCTGGTCATGAAGCTGAAGAAGGTTTTATCAAAGGTTTCAAAGAGGGCGGCGGTGAGATTCTTGGAAGTGTCAGAATCCCTGTGGCCAATCCTGATTTCACGCCATTTATTCAAAAAATTAAAGATGTAAAACCTGATGTGATCTTTGGCTTTAACCCTGCAGGAAAAGCAGCTACTGGAATGATGAAAGCTTATTCAGACCTTGGATTAGCCAAAGCTGGCATCAAGTTTATTGGTACTGGTGATATTGTGACTGATGAAGAATTGCAAGGCATGGGTGATGTTGCACTTGGCGTGACGACGGTACATCATTATTCAGCCAATTCCAATCGTGCTAGCAATCGTGCGTTTGTTGCTGCTTACAAAAAAGAGTTTGGTGAGAACTTAGAACCTGGATTTATGGCAGTTGGCGCATGGGATGCCATGGAAGCGATTTTTTATACCATTCGTGAGCAAAATGGAAAAATTGATCCAGATAAAACTATGGAGTTATTGAAGAAATATAAAAGTACAACAAGTCCTCGCGGCGAGTTTTCGATCGACCCTGAGACGAGAGATGTAATTAATCCAGAATATTTACGTGAAGTTCGTAAAGTGAATGGAAAACTGGCAAACGTTGAGATTGAAACTCTCAGTACTGGAATTAAAGACCCAATGAAGGAATTTGATAAAAAGAAATAA
- a CDS encoding branched-chain amino acid ABC transporter permease has translation MDSFFAAVVSVLFYGVAYGMVLYVISVGLSITMGMMGIANLAHGVFAMCGGYILVTALAKYQIPFPIALALSFLIVAFFSVFLDRLLYKHIYDAPELEQVLFSIALIFISIAIARLIFGTLQQPVVLPEYLKDQFTLMGRDFPAYRVFIIIFSTILIAALWFGVENTKWGAMVRATVDNRAMAQSIGINTKLLFSITFAVGSGLAGMGGALGAEIIAIQPTYPFEQLVFFLIVVSVGGLGSLKGPFFAALLIGVLDTACKYWIPEVGAFLIYIVTIGILLWRPLGLMGKRA, from the coding sequence ATGGACTCTTTTTTTGCTGCCGTTGTTAGTGTCTTATTTTATGGCGTTGCCTACGGAATGGTTCTTTATGTCATTTCCGTAGGCTTATCCATCACAATGGGGATGATGGGTATTGCTAACTTGGCCCACGGAGTTTTTGCGATGTGTGGTGGTTATATTCTTGTGACCGCCTTGGCTAAATATCAAATCCCATTTCCAATTGCACTTGCCCTATCATTTTTAATCGTTGCTTTTTTTAGTGTTTTTCTTGATCGTTTGTTATACAAGCACATATACGATGCTCCTGAACTTGAGCAAGTTTTATTTAGTATTGCCTTAATTTTTATTTCAATAGCAATTGCCCGTTTGATTTTCGGAACTCTGCAACAGCCTGTGGTGTTGCCAGAGTACTTAAAAGATCAATTTACCTTGATGGGAAGAGACTTTCCAGCATATAGAGTATTTATTATAATTTTTAGCACGATCCTCATTGCCGCTTTATGGTTTGGTGTTGAGAATACCAAATGGGGTGCAATGGTTAGGGCAACAGTGGATAACCGTGCTATGGCGCAGTCCATTGGGATTAATACCAAATTGCTATTCAGCATTACTTTTGCGGTTGGAAGTGGTCTTGCTGGTATGGGAGGGGCTTTAGGCGCAGAAATTATTGCTATTCAGCCAACTTACCCTTTTGAGCAATTAGTGTTCTTTCTGATTGTTGTCTCAGTAGGTGGATTAGGTAGTTTAAAAGGACCATTTTTTGCCGCGCTCTTGATCGGTGTACTCGATACGGCGTGTAAATATTGGATACCTGAAGTAGGTGCATTCTTAATTTATATAGTGACAATTGGAATTTTATTGTGGCGTCCTCTTGGTTTAATGGGAAAACGTGCATGA